CGTCCACATCTCGCACTACGGCCGCGTCTGCCCCATCGAGACGCCCGAAGGCACGAACATCGGGCTCATCTGCTCGCTGGGCATCTACTCCGAGATCGACGAGTACGGCTTCCTCCAGACCCCGTACCGCAAGGTCAGCGGCGGCAAGGCGCTCAGCGGCAAGAAGGGCATCACCTACCTCCGCGCCGATGAGGAAATGCTCCTCACCCTCGGGCCGGCCGACACGGTCCAGCCCGACGGCACGGTCGAAGAAGGCCTCGTCCTCGCACGTGTCGATGGCGACCTCGCGCAGGTGCCCTCGGAGCAGCTCGACTACGTCGACTCCAGCCCCAAGCAGATCGTCGGCGTCTCCGCCGCGCTGATCCCGTTCCTCGAGCACGACGACGCGAACCGCGCGCTGATGGGCTCGAACATGCAGCGACAGGCCGTGCCCCTGATCAAGACCGATCCGCCCTGCGTGGCGACGGGCATGGAAAAAGAAATCCCCCAGCACTCAGGCATGCTGGTCCGCGCCAAACGCGACGGCGTCGTGACCTACGTCGACGCCCAGCGCATCATCATCGACAACGCCGACGAGTACGAGCTTCGCAAGTTTGTCGGCCTCAACGAGCGCACGTGCCTCAATCAGAAGCCGATCATCGCGCTGGGCGACAAGGTCAAGAAGAACCAGATCATGGCCGACGGCGCCGCGACGCTGCAGGGCGAGCTCGCCCTGGGCAAGAGCGTCATGGTCGCGTTCAACACGTTCGACGGCTACAACTTTGAAGACGCGATCGTCATCAGCGAACGCCTCGTCAAGGAAGATGTCTTCACCTCGATCCACATCGACGAGTTCGACGTGGAGATCCGCGAGACGAAGCTCGGCCGAGAAGAGTTCACCCGCGACATCCCCAACGTCTCTGAGAAGATGCTCGGCCAGCTCGACGAGAACGGCGTCATCCGCATCGGTGCGTACGTCCGGCCCGGCGACATCCTCGTCGGCAAGGTCTCGCCCAAGAGCAAGTCCGAGCTCACGCCCGAGGAAAAACTCCTCCACGCGATCTTCGGCCGCGCGGGCGAAGACGTCAAAAACGACTCGCTCGAAGTCCCCTCGGGCTCGGAAGGCATCGTCATCGGCGCGAAGCGATTCAGCCGACGTATGCACCTCAACGACGAGCAGAAGTCCGAGCTTCGCCGCGAGATGCGCCTCTACGAAGCCGAGATGGATCAGAAGCGGACCGAACTGTTTACGCAGTTCATCCAGATGGTCAACGAGCTGACCGGCACGGAGATGGTCGACCCTTCGACCCGCCAGAAGGTCGCCCAGTCCGACATGGCCGAGATCGTCGTCGAACAGATCGAGTCGTTCAACACCAAGTGGATCAAGGGCAGCAAGGAAGTCAAAGAACAGGGCATGGACCTGTACAACCAGTTCTGGCCCCGCATCGAAGCGCTCGAAAAAGAAAAGCAGCGCAAGCTCGCGCACATGAAGCGCGGCGACGAGCTGCAGTCGGGCGTCCTCGAGATGGTCAAGGTCTACATGGCGACCAAGCGGCCGCTGAGTGTGGGCGACAAGATGGCCGGCCGGCACGGCAACAAGGGCGTCATCGCCCGGATCGTCCCGGTCGAAGATATGCCCTTCCTCGAAGACGGCACGGCCGTCGACGTGCTGCTCAACCCGCTGGGTGTTCCCTCGCGCATGAACGTCGGGCAGATCCTCGAGACCCACCTCGGGTGGGCCTGTCAGGTGCTCGGCTTCCAGGCCGTCACTCCCGTGTTCGACGGCGCCACCGAGGACGAGATCCACGACGCCATCGAAGAGGCCAACGCCCACTGCGACAAACGCCTCGAAGAAACCCAGGGCGCGCACGGCGACCGCGAGCTACTCGCCAAGATGCCGCGCGGCGGCAAGGTCCAGCTCTACGACGGCCGAACCGGCGACCCGTTCGACCAGAAGACGACCGTCGGCTTCATGTACATCATCAAGCTGCACCACCTCGTCGACGACAAGATCCACGCCCGAGCCACCGGCCCGTACTCCCTTATCACCCAGCAGCCGCTGGGCGGCAAGGCACGCACCGGCGGGCAGCGCTTTGGCGAGATGGAAGTCTGGGCGCTCGAGGCCTACGGCGCGGCGTACATCCTCCAGGAACTGCTGACCGTCAAGTCCGACGACGTCGAAGGGCGTACCAAGATCTACGAGTCGATGGTCAAGGGCACCAACGCGTTAGAGGCCGGCATGCCCGTTGCCTTCGATGTGTTGTGCAACGAAGTCAAGGGGCTCGGTCTTAACCTCACGCTCGAAAAAGCGGAGTCCGAAGGCACCGGCTCGATCCTGTAATGCTTCCCCGGACTGGTTGCTTAAGCAACCAGTCCAAGTCTCCTTGAACGAACAGATACCCACACGCCCTTTACGGAGCGTCCCCGATATGGCTGAACAACTCTTTGATCGTGTCAACGACTACGCCTCGGTTAAAATCAACCTCGCCAGCCCCAACGACATCCGGTCGTGGTCGTTCGGCGAAGTCAAGAAGCCCGAGACCATCAACTACCGCACCTACCGCCCCGAAAAGGACGGCCTGTTCTGCGAGCGTATCTTCGGCCCCGAGCGCGACTACGAATGCGCCTGCGGCAAGTACAAAGGCACGAAGTTCAAGGGCATCATCTGCGACCGCTGCGGCGTCAAGGTGACGCACTCCCGCGTCCGCCGCAAGCGCATGGGCCACATCAACCTCGCCGCGCCCATCATCCACATCTGGTTCTTCAAGGCCATCCCCAGCCACATGGGCAACCTCCTGGGCATGAAGACCAGCGACCTCGAGAAGGTGATCTACTTCCAGGACTACGCCGTCGTCGATCCCGGCGACACGCCGCTTAAGGAAAAGCAGGTCCTCACCGAAGACGAGTACCGCCAGGCGATCAACGAGTACGGCACCGCCGCGTTCCAGGCGATGATGGGCGCCGAGGCCGTGAAGGAACTCCTCCACCGCATGGACCTCGACGCGACCGCGCTCGAGCTGCGCGACGGGCTTGGCGCAACTAAATCCAAGCAGAAGATCAAGGACCTCTCCAAGCGGCTCAAGATCATCGAGCAGATCCGCGGCAGCGAAAACGACCCGTCGTGGATGGTGATGGACGTCGTCCCCGTCATCCCGCCGGACCTGCGCCCGCTGGTCCTGCTCGAATCGGGCAACTTCGCCACAAGCGACCTCAACGACCTCTACCGCCGCATCATCAACCGAAACAACCGGCTCAAGAAGCTGATGGACCTCAACGCGCCCGAGGTCATCATCCGAAACGAAAAACGGATGCTCCAGCAGTCGGTCGATGCGCTCTTCGACAACGGCCGATGCCGACGCCCCGTGCTCGGCTCGTCCAACCGCCCGCTCAAGTCGCTCACCGACATGATCAAGGGCAAGCAGGGACGCTTCCGCGAAAACCTCCTGGGCAAGCGCGTCGACTACTCGGCACGCTCCGTCATCGTCGTGGGACCGAACCTCAAGCTCCACCAGTGCGGGCTCCCCAAGAAAATCGCGCTCGAGCTCTACCAACCGTTCATCATCCGCAAGCTCAAAGAGCACGGCCTGGTCGACACGATCAAGTCCGCGAAGAAGATGCTCGAACGCCGTGACCCCGAGGTATGGGACATCCTCGAAGAGGTGATCTACCAGCACCCGGTCATGCTCAACCGCGCACCCACGCTCCACCGCATGGGTATCCAGGCCTTCGAGCCCGTGCTCGTCGAGGGCAACGCGATCCGCATCCACCCGCTGGTCTGCACCGGCTTTAACGCGGACTTTGACGGTGACCAGATGGCCGTCCACCTGCCGCTGTCCGTCGAGGCGCAGGCCGAGGCGTCGGTACTGATGCTCTCGCCGCATAACATCTTCTCGCCCGCCAACGGCAGCCCGATTATCTCGCCCTCGCAGGACATCGTGCTCGGTGTGTACTTCATCACTGTCATGCCCGAGCCGATCGAAGAGAACCTCGCCGACGCACTGCTGAACGGCAGCGCGGAACTGTCCGACGCCGAACTCAAGCAGCTGCGCACCTACCGCGAGTTCAAGGACGTCGCCGAGGTCATGATGGCGCACGACATGCACAAGATCGGCATCCACGAACCGATCGTGGTACGCCTGCCCAAGGGCCGATACGCCGGGCTGGTCAACAGCCAGAACGGCGAAGTCGAAAAGATGCCCGAGAACGAGCGTGTCATCACGACCGTCGGCCGGCTGATCTTCAACGACATCCTCGATGAAGGCATGCCTTACTACAACTGCGCCCTGGGCAAGAAGGGCTGCTCCCGCGTCATCGACGACACCTACGCACAGGCCGGCCGACCCGCGACGATCACGCTGCTCGACGCGATGAAGGAAGTCGGGTTCAAGCAATCGACCGTGTCCGGGCTGTCGTTCGGCATCACCGACCTACGCATCCCCGCGAAGAAGCAGGAGCTGCTCGACAAGACGCAGAAGAAAGTCGACCGCATCGAGAAGGCCTACCATGCCGGAGCCATCACCGAGCGCGAGCGCTACAACCAGCTGCTCGACCTCTGGACTCACTGCCGCGAAGCCGTCAAGGACGAGCTGCTTGACGAGCTCAAGAACGACCGCCGCGACGAGAACGGCGACCTCGTGCCCATCAACACGGACGAGGGGTTCAAGTACCTCAACCCCGTGTGGATGATGTCCGACTCTGGCGCGCGTGGTAACGTCAGCCAGATCCAGCAGCTCGCCGGCATGCGTGGCCTAATGGCCAAGCCCTCGGGCGAGATCATCGAAACCCCCATCCGCGCGAACGCACGCGAGGGCATGACCGTCCTCGAGTACTTCTCCTCCACCCACGGTGCGCGTAAAGGCCTGGCCGACACCGCGCTGAAGACCGCAGACTCTGGATATCTAACTCGCAAACTTTGCGATGTCGCTCAGAACGTGTTTGTCACTGATCACGACTGTGGAAGCAAGCGTGGAATCACGAAACGCGCCCTCTACAAAGGCGAAGAAGTCGACGTGCCCCTGCGCGACCGTATCTTTGGCCGGGTCGCACGCGAGCGGATCGTCAACCCGATCACCGACGAAGTGATCGTCAGCGAGAATGAGCTCATCACCCTCGAAGCCGCACGCAAGATCGAAGACCTCGGTATCGACGCCGTCGTCGTCCGATCTCCGCTCACCACCGAAGCCGGCCACGGCATCTCCGTGCTCGACTACGGCATGGACCTCTCCACCGGCAAGCTCGCAGAACGCGGACTCGCCGTCGGCATAATCGCCGCACAGTCCATCGGCGAGCCCGGCACGCAGCTCACCATGCGGACGTTCCACACCGGCGGCGTCGCCACCACCGATACCATCGACACCCAGTTCGTCGCCACCGCGCCGGGCCAGATCGAAATCCGCGACGCCAACGAGGTCCCCAACACCGACGAAGACGGCAAGGACTGCCTCGTCCCCCTCAAACGCTCGGGCGAACTCCTCATCCTCGACGACAAGGGACGCGAGCTCGAAAAGTTCCCCATCCAGTACGGCTCCTACATCCGCGTCAAGCCGGGCCAGACCGTCAAGCGCGGCGACCTGCTCGTCAACTGGGACCCACACCGTACCCCGATCCTCGCCGAAAAAGAAGGCAAGATCCGCTTCGAAGACGTCGTCGTCGGCGAAACGGTCCGCCCCGAGGCCGAAGGCCAGGCCAAGGCCGGCAAGAAGGCCACCGGCGGGGGCGGCACCGCACTCGTCGTCACCGAGCACAAGGGCGAGATGCACCCGCGCCTCGTTGTCGAAGACGACGAAGGCAAGATCCTCGACTTCCACTACCTCCCCGCCAAGGCACGCATCGACGTCGCCGAGGGCACACCCGTCAAGGCCGGCGACATGATCGCCCGCCAGCCCCGCGAAGCGTCCGGCTCGGCCGACATCGTCGGCGGCCTCCCACGCGTCACCGAAATCTTCGAGGCACGCAAGCCCAAAGACTCGTCCATCATGGCCGAGATCTCCGGCATCATCGAGCTGCGAAGCGACAAACGCAAGGGCAAGATGACCGTCATCGTCAAGTCCGACTCCGGCCTCGAAGTCGACCACCACGTCCCCCAGGACCGCCACCTCTCCGTCCACACCGGCGACTTTGTCACCGCGGGCGACCGGCTGATCCAGGGCCCAATGGTCCCGCAGGACATCCTCCGCGTGAAGGGCGAAGAGTCCCTCTTCAACTACCTCCTCGAAGAGGTCCAGAACGTCTACCGCGCCCAGGGCGTGACCATCGACGACAAACACATCGAAGTCATCCTCGCACAGATGCTCCGCAAGATCCGCATCGACGGCCCGGGCGACACCGGCTTCCTCCCCAACGAGGTCGTCGACAAGTTCCGCTTCCGCGAGGCCAACAAACTCGCCGCCGTGTCCCTCAAGATCAAGGACCCCGGCGAGTCCAACCTCCCGATCGGCCACGTCCTCACCAAGCAAGAGCTCAAGGAAACCAACGCCAAGCTCGAAGCCGATGGCAAGGAGATCGCCAAGGGCACCAAGTGCAAGCCCGCCGTGGGCCAGACCCTGCTGCTGGGCATCACCAAGGCCTCGCTCCAGTCCGAGTCGTTCCTCTCGGGCGCGTCGTTCCAGGAGACGACCAAGGTCCTGACCGAGGCCTCGCTCGCCGGCAAGTCCGACCCGCTCGTCGGGCTCAAGGAAAACGTCCTGCTGGGCCACCTCATCCCCGTGGGCACCGGCTTCCGCGAGTACCAGAAGATGACCGTCAAGTACCTCGCCGAGCCAAGCCAGCCCGAGGCCCTCACGGTCGAAGAAGAGATCGCCGCCGCCGCCGAGCTCGCCGAAGCCGCCGGCGCCCTGGCCCCCGAAGAGATCGACGAGGGCTCGACCGTCGGCGAATCCAAACTCGTCGCCCAACTCCTCGGCGACGAAACCAACGGCAAGCCGCCGAAGTAACTGCCGTCTTTATCGTGGGGCGGACATTCCTGTCTGCCTCCAAATGTAGGGCGGGTGGAGCGAGTCCGCGAGCGATACTCACCATTCACAACCAGTCCCTCCTAAGCCCCCGCGCCAACGCGCGGGGCTTTTTCATACCCACCCCGAAAACGGTGTCGGATAGGCTCTGTTGCGACCCTCCGGATGTTCGGCGCTTGTTCGACTTGCGCTCCCGGCTTCGAGCGGTTACATGATACGGGATGGAAACCTGCCGATCGCC
The sequence above is a segment of the Phycisphaeraceae bacterium D3-23 genome. Coding sequences within it:
- the rpoB gene encoding DNA-directed RNA polymerase subunit beta; the encoded protein is MQLTSVRDYSKRGDALPIPNLVQVQQLAYERFIQLDKPHDQREARMGLEGLLHEVFPIVSYDGNMQLDYLYYKLDEPRYTPDECRELRLTYGMPFRIGVRFVRKDVSEVPEEEIYLGEVPILMGGGEYIINGAERVIVNQLHRSPGVDFSIASSEGDRPLHSARIIPERGSWIELEVSKKDVLQMRIDQSTKIPATTFLRALDDKFATNDALLKTFYQVEDIKVKDLKAEHYVAAAVIDTDSGEELLPIGAMVGEKLDEVIASPLKKVSVIANPGDMLILNTIADEKQAHLPEGMQVSEHEAALLALYARLRPGNPPQVDKARALFEEKFYDENRYRLGKVGRFRINRKFEKIQAPEDLMHIRAEDFLAVIEYILDLRNNRNKAHIDDIDHLGNRRLRTLDELAVEELRKGFLKLRRTVQERMSVKDPDELSKIADLVNSKSISSAIDHFFGRGELSQVVDQTNPLSMLTHERRLSALGPGGLNRKRAGFEVRDVHISHYGRVCPIETPEGTNIGLICSLGIYSEIDEYGFLQTPYRKVSGGKALSGKKGITYLRADEEMLLTLGPADTVQPDGTVEEGLVLARVDGDLAQVPSEQLDYVDSSPKQIVGVSAALIPFLEHDDANRALMGSNMQRQAVPLIKTDPPCVATGMEKEIPQHSGMLVRAKRDGVVTYVDAQRIIIDNADEYELRKFVGLNERTCLNQKPIIALGDKVKKNQIMADGAATLQGELALGKSVMVAFNTFDGYNFEDAIVISERLVKEDVFTSIHIDEFDVEIRETKLGREEFTRDIPNVSEKMLGQLDENGVIRIGAYVRPGDILVGKVSPKSKSELTPEEKLLHAIFGRAGEDVKNDSLEVPSGSEGIVIGAKRFSRRMHLNDEQKSELRREMRLYEAEMDQKRTELFTQFIQMVNELTGTEMVDPSTRQKVAQSDMAEIVVEQIESFNTKWIKGSKEVKEQGMDLYNQFWPRIEALEKEKQRKLAHMKRGDELQSGVLEMVKVYMATKRPLSVGDKMAGRHGNKGVIARIVPVEDMPFLEDGTAVDVLLNPLGVPSRMNVGQILETHLGWACQVLGFQAVTPVFDGATEDEIHDAIEEANAHCDKRLEETQGAHGDRELLAKMPRGGKVQLYDGRTGDPFDQKTTVGFMYIIKLHHLVDDKIHARATGPYSLITQQPLGGKARTGGQRFGEMEVWALEAYGAAYILQELLTVKSDDVEGRTKIYESMVKGTNALEAGMPVAFDVLCNEVKGLGLNLTLEKAESEGTGSIL
- the rpoC gene encoding DNA-directed RNA polymerase subunit beta', coding for MAEQLFDRVNDYASVKINLASPNDIRSWSFGEVKKPETINYRTYRPEKDGLFCERIFGPERDYECACGKYKGTKFKGIICDRCGVKVTHSRVRRKRMGHINLAAPIIHIWFFKAIPSHMGNLLGMKTSDLEKVIYFQDYAVVDPGDTPLKEKQVLTEDEYRQAINEYGTAAFQAMMGAEAVKELLHRMDLDATALELRDGLGATKSKQKIKDLSKRLKIIEQIRGSENDPSWMVMDVVPVIPPDLRPLVLLESGNFATSDLNDLYRRIINRNNRLKKLMDLNAPEVIIRNEKRMLQQSVDALFDNGRCRRPVLGSSNRPLKSLTDMIKGKQGRFRENLLGKRVDYSARSVIVVGPNLKLHQCGLPKKIALELYQPFIIRKLKEHGLVDTIKSAKKMLERRDPEVWDILEEVIYQHPVMLNRAPTLHRMGIQAFEPVLVEGNAIRIHPLVCTGFNADFDGDQMAVHLPLSVEAQAEASVLMLSPHNIFSPANGSPIISPSQDIVLGVYFITVMPEPIEENLADALLNGSAELSDAELKQLRTYREFKDVAEVMMAHDMHKIGIHEPIVVRLPKGRYAGLVNSQNGEVEKMPENERVITTVGRLIFNDILDEGMPYYNCALGKKGCSRVIDDTYAQAGRPATITLLDAMKEVGFKQSTVSGLSFGITDLRIPAKKQELLDKTQKKVDRIEKAYHAGAITERERYNQLLDLWTHCREAVKDELLDELKNDRRDENGDLVPINTDEGFKYLNPVWMMSDSGARGNVSQIQQLAGMRGLMAKPSGEIIETPIRANAREGMTVLEYFSSTHGARKGLADTALKTADSGYLTRKLCDVAQNVFVTDHDCGSKRGITKRALYKGEEVDVPLRDRIFGRVARERIVNPITDEVIVSENELITLEAARKIEDLGIDAVVVRSPLTTEAGHGISVLDYGMDLSTGKLAERGLAVGIIAAQSIGEPGTQLTMRTFHTGGVATTDTIDTQFVATAPGQIEIRDANEVPNTDEDGKDCLVPLKRSGELLILDDKGRELEKFPIQYGSYIRVKPGQTVKRGDLLVNWDPHRTPILAEKEGKIRFEDVVVGETVRPEAEGQAKAGKKATGGGGTALVVTEHKGEMHPRLVVEDDEGKILDFHYLPAKARIDVAEGTPVKAGDMIARQPREASGSADIVGGLPRVTEIFEARKPKDSSIMAEISGIIELRSDKRKGKMTVIVKSDSGLEVDHHVPQDRHLSVHTGDFVTAGDRLIQGPMVPQDILRVKGEESLFNYLLEEVQNVYRAQGVTIDDKHIEVILAQMLRKIRIDGPGDTGFLPNEVVDKFRFREANKLAAVSLKIKDPGESNLPIGHVLTKQELKETNAKLEADGKEIAKGTKCKPAVGQTLLLGITKASLQSESFLSGASFQETTKVLTEASLAGKSDPLVGLKENVLLGHLIPVGTGFREYQKMTVKYLAEPSQPEALTVEEEIAAAAELAEAAGALAPEEIDEGSTVGESKLVAQLLGDETNGKPPK